From the genome of Bacteroidales bacterium WCE2008, one region includes:
- a CDS encoding hypothetical protein (partial gene), translating into MSYEGNEIYENGNLRMLLFTGGYVDYSTGTPEYRWYTYDHLGSVRTVADAEGNVITSYAYRPYGQEFAANKEETEGLPGSTIISGDVVQLPSHGRPAASYT; encoded by the coding sequence ATGAGCTACGAGGGCAATGAGATCTACGAGAACGGGAACCTCAGGATGCTTCTTTTCACAGGAGGCTACGTGGACTACAGCACGGGGACTCCCGAGTACCGCTGGTACACCTATGACCATCTTGGCAGCGTCCGGACCGTTGCTGATGCCGAAGGAAACGTTATCACGTCCTATGCTTACAGACCTTATGGCCAGGAATTTGCAGCGAATAAAGAAGAGACGGAAGGACTTCCTGGTTCGACGATTATATCAGGAGATGTGGTGCAGCTTCCATCCCATGGACGACCGGCGGCAAGCTACACA